The segment CGGAAAACGCGTGATGGTCCATGAGTCGGGCGCAACCGAAGAGGTCAGGAGTTCAATGAGTGGTTCGAAGTCGGCAGAACGTGTGATTTGTGTAAGACGTGGACCGGGTCCCTCCTGGTGGTATCCACGCACCAGATGGTTGAAGGCAATGAGGTCGGGCACCGAATAGGTTCTTGTGACCATCCTCCCCTCATCCGCAATCCCTCCCGTCACCGTGGCGGGCGAGGGCTCCGGCTTCGACTGCGCCGAAATCGACGCCCCCGCCGCGAAGACCCCCGCCGACATCAGCCCGACCACCAATACGCGATGAATCATGCTCGACTCCTTCACCAGTGTCACCGCCGCGGCGATCGCCCCGGCCGGGACCGTCCCGACCAGGCCGATCGCTCCCCCGTGCGTCGCGGACACCGCGTTCTGGACCGTCGCATGGAGCAACGACCCTCGAATCGCTTCCGAGCCGGATCGCATGAGTAACCCAGGGCCGATCAGCACGCCCGACGACGGGGCCAGCCCTCGCCGGTCGAGCCGCGATCGGAGCCGTTCCCGGCCCCTCGCCAATCGGCTCCGGATCGTCCCCACCGGCCAGCCGAGCCGATCGGCCGCCTGGTCGTGGGTGAGCCCTTCGACCAGGCAGAGCACGATCGCCAGGCGTTGCGCCTCGGGCAACCGGGCGATCTCCTCGTGCAAGGCGGCCCCAAGGTCATCGGGAACGCCCGGCTCGAAAGAGGAGGGCATCAAGGCGGCGGCCTTCGCGTCGATCCGACGGCGTCGGGCCTGATCGTTCCTCATCCGAGTGGCGACCCGGACCGTCACCGCGTGCAGCCACGGGCCGATCGAATCCCGGACCCAGAGCGACCGCGCCCGCTTCGCCAGGGTGACGAACACGGTTTGAAACGCATCGTCGGCCAGGTCGCGATCACTCACGATCGACCGCGCCACCCGCTGCACCATTGGCCCATGCCGCTCGACCAGGATTTCGAACGCCCGTTCCGCCCTCGTTCCCTCGCGGGTGACGAACCGCTCCAGCAACTGCCCGTCCGACATCCCCAGCCCCGAACCACCCCCGAACAGGGTGCCAAGATGCCGGAGACTCGCCTCGTTCATCGCTCTGGGCACGGCTCGTGATCCTTCCTTTGACTCGGAGTGTCCACGAGGTAATGCCGGGCCACGCACCGATCAATCCGATTTTTTTTCCGGATTGATCCAGGAGCCAATCAATAGCAGAACCAATCCCTCACCACTTGTCGATCGGCCCCTTTGGCGTCGGCACGCGGGGCTCGAATTGCGAGGGCAGGGGGGTGCTCGGCCCGGCGGCGCGGATCTGGGAGACGACCGTGTCGAACACGGCGACGCTCGGCAGGTTGACGAGCTGCAGATACAGCTCCTTCGGCGGTCGGATCGCGTAGCTGTACCACTTCAACACCTTGCGGAACTGGAGGCAGGCCAGGTGCTCACCTCGCGTCTCAACCAGGCGGTGGAAGTGGCGGACCATCACATCAAGACGATCCTCGAACCCCGGCTCCGGCCCGGCGGTGCCGTGCTCGGCCCAGTGCAACAACTGACGGAACAGGAACGGATTCGAGAGCGACCCCCTGCCGATCGAGATGGCCGCACAGCCGGTCTCGCGGAACATCGCCTCGGCATCCACCAGGGTGCGAATATCACCATTTCCGATGATCGGCATGCGATCGACCGCCTCGACCACCCGGGCAATCCCCTCGCGATCGACCGACCCGCTGAACCCCTGCGCCCTCGTTCTTCCATGCACGATCACCGCCGCCACGCCGATCGACTCGAACAGCCTCGCCAGCTCCGGCGCGGTCGGGTTCTGCTGGTCCCACCCCAGCCGCATCTTCACCGTCACCGGCACCGGCGAATGCTCGACCACCGCACCGACCAGCCGCTTCGCCCCCTCGCTGTCGCACATCAAGGCCGAGCCGCCGCCGCACTTCACCACCTTGCGCACGGGGCAACCCATGTTGATGTCGATGATCGACGGCCCGAGGTCGCTCACGATCTTCGTCGCCTCGATCATCTCCCACGCCGTCGCCCCATAAATCTGGATCGACGCCGGCTGGTCCTCCCCGCAGGTCGCGGCCAGGTCGAACGCCTTGGCTCGCTTCTCGATTAGCGACCGTGCGTTCACCAGGTCGGTCGTCGCCAGGCCCAGGCCCCCCAGCTCGCGGACGGTCAGGCGATACGCCAAGGCCGTGTACCCGGCCAGCGGTGAGAGAAAAAAGCGGGTTGGGACCGTCACCGAGCCGATCGTCAGCGCCTCCTTCGCCCGCGCAGGGGGGGCCGGGAGCGGTCGGGAATGATCAGGTCGGGCACTCGGAGCAATCGCGGACACGATGGCGGGCCTCCTCCATCGAGATCGAGCGGCTGGGGGTCAGATTGGCGCAAGATTCGTTATTCTAGTCGAATCGAGCCCGATGTGTCAGACCCGGTTCGTGCATCGCAGGCCGATTGCAGCATCGTAGAGGTGGCCTTTAGGGTAGTACCGCTTCCATTCGAAAAGGATGCGTTGCCCTTGCCCTGGGTGGCCCCGGTTGCTCGCCAACCGGGGCGGCGCAGCCGCGAGAGAGGCTTCGGGAGGCCGCACCGAGACCTCGTGTCGCTCCGCGACCCCGGTTGCTCGCCAACCGGGGCCACCCGGGAAACACCCACTTGTTGCAGGTGGAAGATCGAGTCAGGTGCGTCGAATCCTCGAAGACGCACCGGTCGATGCGAGGGAACTTACAATCGTCCTGCTGCGAATCAAACGCTCGCACGTATTTCTTTTTTTGGATCCTTTCATGACCCCCCTCGACGCCGAAGCCTTCCTCATCACGTCCGACGACGGCCGCACCCTGCTTGCCGAGGTTGAGGCGACCCCTCGTCCCGGCCCCTCCGCACTGGCCCGATGGCGCAAGACGGTCCCGGCCGAGATCGTCTCGGCCGCCCTCCGCCTGGCCGAGGCCCGCCGCAAAGGGCGAGCCAAGTTCGATCGCGCCGACCGCATGTGGCTCGACCCCGTCGGCGTCGAACAGGCG is part of the Tautonia marina genome and harbors:
- the dusB gene encoding tRNA dihydrouridine synthase DusB, yielding MSAIAPSARPDHSRPLPAPPARAKEALTIGSVTVPTRFFLSPLAGYTALAYRLTVRELGGLGLATTDLVNARSLIEKRAKAFDLAATCGEDQPASIQIYGATAWEMIEATKIVSDLGPSIIDINMGCPVRKVVKCGGGSALMCDSEGAKRLVGAVVEHSPVPVTVKMRLGWDQQNPTAPELARLFESIGVAAVIVHGRTRAQGFSGSVDREGIARVVEAVDRMPIIGNGDIRTLVDAEAMFRETGCAAISIGRGSLSNPFLFRQLLHWAEHGTAGPEPGFEDRLDVMVRHFHRLVETRGEHLACLQFRKVLKWYSYAIRPPKELYLQLVNLPSVAVFDTVVSQIRAAGPSTPLPSQFEPRVPTPKGPIDKW
- a CDS encoding RNA polymerase sigma factor — protein: MPRAMNEASLRHLGTLFGGGSGLGMSDGQLLERFVTREGTRAERAFEILVERHGPMVQRVARSIVSDRDLADDAFQTVFVTLAKRARSLWVRDSIGPWLHAVTVRVATRMRNDQARRRRIDAKAAALMPSSFEPGVPDDLGAALHEEIARLPEAQRLAIVLCLVEGLTHDQAADRLGWPVGTIRSRLARGRERLRSRLDRRGLAPSSGVLIGPGLLMRSGSEAIRGSLLHATVQNAVSATHGGAIGLVGTVPAGAIAAAVTLVKESSMIHRVLVVGLMSAGVFAAGASISAQSKPEPSPATVTGGIADEGRMVTRTYSVPDLIAFNHLVRGYHQEGPGPRLTQITRSADFEPLIELLTSSVAPDSWTITRFPGEEVPPGDTLPDGVLIPLPSTSKMVIRHTAEVHDEVRTRLEQIRRLVTALKNPPEVVEERIIGPEPTEVEIVEERIIGPESSPFELDRAREGEARSSDPFIPTPDQRSPFELTPDQRNPFEQRPTAGPTPDQRIESLERKLDAILDELRAIRGGEKPEGVQGEDNSD